The genomic window AGCAGCTCGTCGACGCTCGACGACCGCACGCCCTGTTCGGCGGCGACCTCCGCGGCGCGGGCGAGGTCGAGGTCCGCAACGACGACGAGCTCGAGGTTCGGCAGCTTCGGGAACTCGGCGAAGTACTGCTTCGAGATGTTGCCGACGCCGATGACGCCGACCCGGAGGACGGACCCTCCGGTGCTCTCCAATGGCCCGTTCAGCGCGCTGCCCACAGCAGGCCCCTTTCGATGATGGTGCGGACGTTCGGGTCTTCGACGATCTCGATGCGGTGGCCGGGCGCGGACACGAAGATCCTGCCCTTCCCCCACTGGCGGGTCCAGATGGCGGGCGCCGTGACGGGACGGTTCCACGCGTCCCAGGGCCGCACCTCCTGCGTCGTCGTCGCGAGGACGTCGTTGTACTCGTCGCTCAGCACCCAGTACTGCTCGGTGACGAGGTCGAAGTCCTCGATCCCCTCGGTGATGGGGTGCGTCCGGCCGTACTCGGTGATGTGGACGGTGTAGGGGATGTAGTTGTCGGACTGCTCCCCCGTCCGCTCGGCCGGGTCCTTGCCGGCGTGGTGCGCGAACTGGCCACCGATCATGTGGAGGTAGTCGGCGTTGTTGCGGTACGAGTCCGCGATCCCGCCGTGCCAACCGGCCATACCCGTCCCGTTCAGGACGGCGCGTTGCAGGCCGGCGAACTCCTCCGGCTCGATGGTGTTCATCGTGTTGATCTGCACGATGAGGTCGACCGTGTCGAGGTAGTCGGTGTCCGTGTAGACGGTGGTCCCGTCCTCGACGCGGACGGTGAACCCGCTCGCCTCCAGGAAGGGGATGAAGGCCGCGGTCGTCTCGACGGGCATGTGCCCGTCCCAGCCGCCTCGCACCACGAGCGCCTGCTTGTCAGTCATGTGTTCCTCTCAGGGGGTGGTTCGGTCTCCGGTCGACTCGCGACCGGCACTACTTGCTGAAGCCGGCGGTCATGCCACTGATCAACTGGCGTCGGCCGAACAGGTACAGGATGAAGATCGGCAGGGTCGACAGCACCACGGCGGCGAGCACGGCCGGCACGTTCACGCTGAACGAGCCCTGGAACGTCCACAGCGACAACGGCAGCACCCGGTTGCTCGGCGACTGCGTGAGCACGAGCGGGAACAGGAAGCCGTTCCACACGTTGAGCGCGTTGTAGAGCGCGACCGTGACGATCGCCGGCCGGGCGAGCGGGAGGACGAGCGAGACGAGGGTCCGCCAGCTCGACGCGCCGTCGACCGTCATCGACTCGAACAGCTCTTTGGGGATGTCGCGGATGAAGTTCGACAGGATGAGCACGGTCACGGGCACCGCGAAGCCGATCGACGGCAGGATCAGCGCCAGGAGGGTGTCGTAGAGTCCCGCCTTGCTGAGCATGTAGAACAGCGGGATGATCGTCGCCTGCAGCGGGATCGCGAGGCCGAGCAGGAAGAACGAGAACGCTCCCCGCGTGAACCGGGAGTTGGTGCGCACGATCGCGTACGCGGCCATGAGGCAGACGAACACGGTGACGGCGACGCTCGCGACGGTGATGACGACGCTGTTGCCGAGATAGAGGAAGAAGTCGCTCTGCAGGACGAGGGCGTAGCCGTCGAGGGTCGGGTCGGTGGGCGGGATGAGCTGGTTGCTCGAGAAGAACCCGGCCTGCGGGCGCACGCTCGTGATGACGATGTAGTAGATCGGCAGCACGATGATGAGCAGCCAGATCCATGCGCCGATCCCGCCGATGATGTTCGGCTTTCGGCGGGCACCGCGGGGGCGCCTGCCTCGCGTCTCGTGCTCGCCCGGGCGTCCGCGCTTGGACCCGGCGGTCGAGACGCTGACCGTGTCGAGGCTCCCGGTCGGGAGCGCACCGGGCTTCGTGAGTGGGTTGGTCGCTGACATCAGAGGCCCTCCTGCTGACTGTCCATCTTGGCGAAGCCGCTCAGTTTGGTGAGCAGCAGGGCGATGGCGAGACCGATGACGGCCAGGATGATCGCCATGACGCTCGCCTGCCCGAACTGGCTCGCGGAGAAGCCCGTCACGTACATGAGGATCGGGAGGATGCGGGTGCCCGCGCTCGGAACGCCGCCGGTGAGCACGAAGA from Plantibacter flavus includes these protein-coding regions:
- a CDS encoding ThuA domain-containing protein, which translates into the protein MTDKQALVVRGGWDGHMPVETTAAFIPFLEASGFTVRVEDGTTVYTDTDYLDTVDLIVQINTMNTIEPEEFAGLQRAVLNGTGMAGWHGGIADSYRNNADYLHMIGGQFAHHAGKDPAERTGEQSDNYIPYTVHITEYGRTHPITEGIEDFDLVTEQYWVLSDEYNDVLATTTQEVRPWDAWNRPVTAPAIWTRQWGKGRIFVSAPGHRIEIVEDPNVRTIIERGLLWAAR
- a CDS encoding carbohydrate ABC transporter permease translates to MSATNPLTKPGALPTGSLDTVSVSTAGSKRGRPGEHETRGRRPRGARRKPNIIGGIGAWIWLLIIVLPIYYIVITSVRPQAGFFSSNQLIPPTDPTLDGYALVLQSDFFLYLGNSVVITVASVAVTVFVCLMAAYAIVRTNSRFTRGAFSFFLLGLAIPLQATIIPLFYMLSKAGLYDTLLALILPSIGFAVPVTVLILSNFIRDIPKELFESMTVDGASSWRTLVSLVLPLARPAIVTVALYNALNVWNGFLFPLVLTQSPSNRVLPLSLWTFQGSFSVNVPAVLAAVVLSTLPIFILYLFGRRQLISGMTAGFSK